The Magnolia sinica isolate HGM2019 chromosome 3, MsV1, whole genome shotgun sequence genome includes the window CGAGACAAAAGCCCATCATACAAAGGGTAGATATGCCAGAAAAACATTTTCATTCTCCAACAAACGAAGAGGTGATTTCAAACTTAAAAAAAGGTTTAGTTTGAAAAGTAGATGCTCCTGCCATAACCACTTAATGAGctatgggaaaaaaaaataaaaaatttgggaATATGATAGAGCCATCTCCATGACAGTACACGTGTAAGGGTAATTTGCAAATCAGGTCCGTTTATATGAAGAATCATAGTATGGATGATTTGTCTCAAAAATCGTACCTATTAGACAATGAAGTCCATCTGAACTTTGGATATTAAAGTGACTGTGTAAAACAAAAAACAGTCAAAAGGTCAAGTATGCAAAATATGCAGCATAGAAAAAGTAACGAATAGGATTTTATTATGGATATTATTTTAAAAACGTTATCCATCCGCCCTGGTGCCTATATACAGCTGACCAGATCAATACATCATCTGCCACGTGTCATatagagagatggctctaccacatTATTTTCCCCTCTCGCACGTAATTTTGAATAGCTGTCTGTCAGTCCCTTACCTAGCAAAGCCATGACTTGATTGCGTCGGCAACATCCCAACTCACACAAGAGGATTTACAGGGTCGCATCGTCAGCAAATGCATGCAGATTCAGTCAACGTcgagcatggttggatgatccatACCGTCGATCCGCTGTCCCTTATCAAGATGGACAGCGCCCCCAGATATCTCCGAGATTGAAAAATGGTAACCCCTTGAGTGAAATAAAATACCATCCTGCATTCAAATAAAAATAGGTTTAAATAGGTTCAAATACCATCCAGCATTCCCAATCCGCATCTGGGCCATCAGCTCAATCATCTGCTGTTATACATCaccgaaccatggaccccacatttaTAGAATTCTCCTCCACAGCAAACTCGAGCCAAGTACCCTTTCTGGCCCCTCTCCTCTGATAGGTGGAAACGTGGATCACCTTttaagatccaagccgttcacacGCAAATAACAACAGTAGATGCCTCACCTATTGTCCCGAAAGCCAGGTTTAGGTAAGATGCTGGTTGAATTTTCACCGTAACTCCATCCATATCAACCGTTCATTAATGGCAAACCAAAGATGATCTAAACGATTTATATTTTGAGATTTTTAATCCTGTCATCGGATCCTATCTGATGAACGGCTTTGATCTCCCACAACTATGTCACGTATCCACGTGTGAGGAGAGAGTGCAAACAGGTAAGTACACTCGCTGTAGCTCACCTGTCATTCCATCGCCGACCAGTTCGTAGAAGAGAGATTGACCACTGCAAACGCCACCTTTCACCTAGCGTCTTTTCAAACATTGCTCTCGCAAAGTAAATCATTTTGTACGGATATATTATTTgcagacaaaaatacccttgcatttatGAAAAGAGGCCGGGTAAAAGGTGGCATTTACCGTGGTCAATTTCTCCCTGCAGAATACATCCGACGTATAGTGCGATACAATACGTTGGGACTTTAGACGTTGGAACATCGCTCTTCCCGGTTTTACTAAAACCGTGTATATgatgtgtcccaccatggatggggaataaaaccccaaaaatatcatattgaaatCTTCAACCCTCTGATTATTCTAATGTTAAatggaccgtccatttttaaAGAAATAAGTCAAATGATTAGATGGTTGTGATATTTCCAATACAGGAGTTTTGATCATTTTTACATCTTCATCTAATGTAAGGCCCACCGCGTTAACGGTATTGATTATTAAACATGACCCTAATCTAAAAACTAGAGTCCCGACGTATCCTATTGGCGATACGTCCGGATGTATTGTAGAAAAACCTCGATCGGTTCTAGAAAATTACGGGGAGCGGAttcggtcccaccttgatgtatgtgttgtatatccacgccgtccatctattttctcatattattttatgtTACATAAcaataaatgaagcagataaaatctcagatggaccacaccacagtaaacattgctgattgaacgcccaacattaaaaacttcctacggcacaccacaatttttatttgaaattcaacctgttgataagatcccGCATGCGAGGATGGAggcaaaacacaaacatcagcttgatccaaaacttttggggcccaCGAAAAACTTTTAATTATAAATCATCacttttttttcctgtggtgtggtacacatgaGAGTCGGATCTGCTTAATTTCTTAAACAATCACTCTAAAATGAGCAGTAAAAACAGATGAAAGGATtggatacacaacacatacatcaaggtgggccccacggtcacagCCTGTTCGAACCAGGTATTAACCCGACCTAACCGAATGCCGCTCCCAAAATTAGACGGGTAGGTAGAAGAAACCATCAATCCGTAATTACTGCCACAGATCGGACGGATAGAAATAGAATATCCAGCTTTAAAACTTTATTGCAATATAATCCATATCATCTCCAACAATACCAACGGTATAGATCACTGATTCAAGGGGCCCACTTGTGTAAAACGAATCCAATCGAATCTTATAAATTCCAGCTGGCAAAACCCATCGCTCTATCTCCCACTCATGgcttcctctcctctctctcaacTCTCCTTCCTTGTATTCCCtcttctcctcctctctcaaAACCTCATCCCTTCCTATGCAAATCTCCAGAAAACCAAATCCCTGCTTTTGGAATCCCAAGACATCCCCAAACAGCAATCCTCAGAATCTCCCACCATCTTCTTCCAAGTCACAAAACCCATCTCTGTTCCCCCAAATTCCAAACCATGTACTTCTCTCATTCTCCAACACTCCTTCGCATCCACCTACACAAAACCCCCTGTCACAGCTTCTTACATTCCCCCCTCCAACTGCCCTTTCCAATCCTTCTCCAAGATCACCCTCGTTTGGTCTGCTTACTGCAAGGGCCGGCAGTTCGATCGCATCTTCGGCGTTTGGCTCGGTGGCGTCGAGCTCTTACGCTCCTGCACCGCTGAGCCCCGTGCCACCGGCATCATCTGGACCGTTGAAAAGGACATCACCAGGTACTCTTCCCTCCTTAAACACCCCCAAAAGCTCGCTGTCTATCTTGGCAACCTTGTCGACAGTACTTACACTGGAGTCTACCATGTCAATGTGACGTTCCGCTTCTATCCAGAGGAAGAAAGTAAGCCGAATTGGGCGAATTCAGGACTTGGGTTTGGTTCCCCGGCCGATTTGGTACTGCCCATCTCGCGGAATCTACCTTTGAATGATGGGCTGTGGTTTCTGATTGAGAATTCAACGGATGTTCAGGTGAAGGAATTCAAAGTCCCCAGGAATACGTACCGGGCTGTCTTGGAAGTGTTTGTTTCATTCCATTCCAGCGACGAGTTCTGGTATAGCAATCCACCTAATGAGTATATAGAAGCGAATAATCTGACTGGGGTGGGTGGAAACGGCGCATTTAGGGAGGTGGTCGTTAGTTTGGACGGCAAGGTAGTTGGGGCTGTTTGGCCTTTTACGGTGATCTATACTGGCGGCGTCAATCCCCTTCTTTGGCGTCCCATTACGGGTATTGGATCCTTTGATCTTCCGACTTATGATATTGAGATCACGCCATTCTTAGGGAAGATTTTGGATGGGAAGAGACATAAATTCGGATTTAGTGTTACAGATTGTTTGAGTGTTTGGTATGTAGATGCGAATTTGCACCTTTGGATGGATGGCAATAGTGTGAAAACTAACGGGGAGCTGATTAAATACAAAGCAGAGCCATTCAAGCCTTCTCTGGTCTCACATTTCAAGGGTCTAAATGGGTCGTTTGTGACGACTGCAAGTCGGTCCATATCGTCGACTGGATGGGTCAAGTCATCCCGTGGGAAGATCACGACACATTCATTCCAAGGGTTTGATTACAAGAATTTTATGGTGTTTGGAGATGATGGGAATATGCAGGTTGTGGATCAGACCATAGATGCCAGCCACGGAGTATATGCCAAACACCGGCATTCTGATTCATACTCGATTCAAGTGTTTCAGAGGTTTCCTCTATATCTGTATACCAATACTGCTGATCAAGGCAATGGCAGTTACTCTTCATTTGCGAACATCTCGTTTGGATTCTTCGAGAATCAGTATTTGGAAATGGGGCCCGATTTCTCATTCAGCTTTCTCTCGAACAAGCAGGATGGTCAGGGTGTTATGATTGTAAAAGGAAACCTGGTAGTGAGTGGATTGGGGAGCACACAGCAAGTATATGAATACCATAGTAGTGAAGGTTGCTATTTCAGGAATGTTAGTAGTAGTAATTATACCATTCTTCACGATGAATCGGGAGAGCTCTGTAGTAAGGGGTCGCACTTAGGCTCTAGATTTGGATCCAAAAGAAGGCTGCCCATTCCAACTAGGCGGGTCTCTCTAGTGTCCAATTTGCGTGATCGAAAGAATAGGGATTAGATTCATTGAATTGGGTTGATGCTTCCTTAGCTAGATGAATTGAAGATACGTGGTAAGCATCTCCTCACTGCAttgtggtgtgatccaataaGCATTTAGTGCAGATCATGGAATTAATTGTGAAAAGTAATTTTGTTTTTTTACCCAAGTTGGATTCCCTTTCATGGTTCCGTCAATGAATTTTTACTGTTTTCTTCGATGGCTTGTTTTTTCTATGCTTCAAATGGCTTTGATGATTATGATTATTTGGTAGTTGGATATTAAGTTTATTGACTTTGTAGTTGTTATTTTCTGAACGAGGAGGTCATAATttaagttttttattattattatttatttataaaggATATTGGCGGATGTTTCTCACCACCAAAGGAGGCTTATGCTGTTGGTCTTAGAAATTCAGTGAAAGAAAGGATGGATGTTTCCTTCATGAACCATCCTTTTTTTCTGGAACATTTCTTGATTTGTGTGTGTCATCCTCGCTTAGGGCCCATGCTAATGTTCTCTATATAATTCACAAACCATCTTTGGGAATTTGTCATCAAGCACAATGAGCTGGAAAGGGATAAATGGATTGAGATCTTCTATAGTTCTTGCATTGGATCATGTCATTCTTTAGGATCATTGTGGGCATTCTCAACATCAACTATTTGTGCATTTGAATTTACTAACTCGAGGTAGGATTGCTTTAGAGAACTGAGTCCAAACACTAATGTAATAACCAACGTGGAGCAACGGACCTATTAATATTCAAATCAGAGAAGATGGAAGTCATTTCATAAACTATTTAATTGGTTATCTTTCCTATTTCTCACCTGCCATTCAATTGTATTTGAGGCAGCAATGAATTGGAATCTTTTGCATTTCCAATAAATAAATACAAGATTTTCTTAGTTTTCCTTTGGCCATTTGTTGTAACCATTAACTCTAGGAGATCCGACATTTTCTAAACTCAGTATGAGGTTTGCTAATCCCACACATGCCTAAAGCCCAGCTCCTATGCATGCTTCCACATGGTGCACGTgcgcaagatccaagccatcctttAGGAGGGCCCCATCATGTGGATGCCCTGTCCCCAAGTTCAGGCATGCCAGCTTATTTCACAAGTACATTGAACGTGAACCATAGGCCAAACTTCTTTtgactgtccatttgttttgtatgtGATGGATGCCTGATGAGTGATGCCTGGCTCTTGAGCCACAGCATTACAAGTTTGGGCACACTTAATGGAAGGCACTGGTTGATTCAAATTACAAGTGGCTACTGAAATCCTAGCATCCACAAAAGTGGTTGACGATGATGTATAGACAATCAATCAGGAGACACGTGTGCCTTCGGGCCAAAATAAAATCACATGGTTGGAATTTTCATCAACTGCAATGGTGGCCATATAAACCCCAGAGTCACATCTGTAGTGAGACTCCACATCTTTCCCCTCTCCTCTCCCATTTCTTCTCTTCTCAGTTTCTTCTGCTTGTTTCAACTGGTGATTGTTTCTCCTAAATCAAATCTTTTGGAGCTTCAATCTGCTATTGTAAATCAATTCAGGAACCTGAAGATCAGATCCGAACCATCAGGTAGGCTATTCTGTTTTTCAATCCATAGAAAGTTAATCTATATTTCAAATTTTCAGAGTGTGGTTTCATCAGTTTCCTAaatcaaatcttcttctttttttggcaaAGGTGCATGGTTCCACTAAACTTCATTAATatgaaaaaagagaaacaaaaagGGGTGACTGAACCTTACCCCAAGAATTCAATAAAAAAGATTGAAAGAATCTATATCAATCTCACACAACTTCTTATCAGAGAACCGCCAATCTAGATTTCAATGACTCATAAATTTGGATTTACTGACTCCCACTAACACACTGACCAAATAGCAATGTGGCTGTTAGAGATGAATTCCACTACTACTTCCAAATCACTCTGTACTGCAATATTGCAAAACCTCTTAGATTTACAAACATTCAGCCCATCCAGAAGAAACCTTTACCTTTGTGCCACCATGTCAAAAGGATTAGCATAGAAGCTTAAAAATGCCAAAACACATTCACCGTTACCATTTCTAACAATACCACCTCCTCCAGCAACACCTGGATTTCTGCGAGATGGCCCATCAACAGTCAACTTCAAGAAGCCCATTCGTGGTTTGACCCACCTGTGTAAAAGTAATTTTCTCAGGAGCTATAAGATTCATACCAATCCTTATGTTTCTCAAAGCAAGAGAATAAAGCAAATAGCGATCCtcccaacattttttttttcctgatcagTAATCTGATCCAATTGAGAAAATACCTGATAATTCCCCGAGATCCACTCTCCTTACCTTCAAATTTCGTGGAATTTCGGTCTCCATGATCCTCATATGGAATGGACAGACACCCGGCTGAGCCATAGCAGACAAGCTCAATAAAGAGCCATGTTTTCAGCCTCTGAGACCAAATTAATGCTGAAAAATCAGCAAAACTTACTGGCCATGCTCCCATCACTCTACAGATTGTCCACATCTTCAACATTACAAGTCACATAATAGCAACATTTTGTAGGCCATATAAACTCCCATGTTCTGGATTGAGGCATAACTGGAATGTCCTTTAATTTCcttccaaaaagaagaagaagaagaagaagaagaaggagaaggagaagaaaaagaaatgaagaaaagaatTCCAGTCCATGACAAGTTTTGCATAATTCCCAGGCTGACTTCACAGTGAAAACACGATTAGCTGCCAAAATCCATATCATTCCAACTTCTTCATTGGAAACTCTAGTACCGGTTTTGACAGTACCACTGAAAATCTCGGCAGGAAGAGACCAATCCAACAAACCAACATTCCAGACTCCATTGCTTGAAAGAACATCTCTCacaaggagggagggagggaaggtAGGAGATCAACAATCCTTCCAGATggaaactagagagagagagagagagagagatcaaaatTACCCATGTAaacagataaagagagagagagagatcaaaatTACCCATGTAAACAGATAAATGCTAATACTCTTACTGATACTAGCAAACATTGAACAATAATCATTACCAAGATCAAAATTCCCTATGTAAAATCCACAACAAATAAATGCTGATATTTGACATCACTGACTGACAGAGCAGAAGCTTAGTTTATTGTATATTTTAATCATTGCTTTCAACCACAAAAATTACCAAAGTATGTTTCTTCCTTAACAAACATACTTTCATAATTCCAAAGCATTGAATAAAGTCATAACtcataaaaagttttaaaaactACTAGAAATCTTACCCCTCTTAGGAATAGGTCAACCCAATCCGAGTTTGCACTCAGCCAACATTTAGGACCCAATGAATGCCTAGCTTACAAAGCTACATTGATACGCCCTCATAATGCTTGAGCATCACTGTGTCAACTAGTGATGTCCTTGCGACTAAATCCTAGTATTCTCAATTAAGAAGTGCTTCACCCTTAAAACACTGAGCTAAATACCATAGTATATGCTTGCATCGATCGAAGTCAAGTGCATGAGCCCACAACAAGGATTCTTCATCTCGTGACTCACTTAAGGAGCATCAAATAAAGCATTAAAAAATATGGAAATCCACACTCTTAAGCATCCTCTTGTCGTCAAAGCCCTGATAGATATCCCCTTTCCAAACATTACCCATGCCCCCGTGGAAGGAGAACCATCACCTACAAGTGGCCGTAGATTAACTTAACCCACCAACCAATTTTTCCAAGCACTTTGACCTAGAAACTATCCAATATTTTCAAGGAAATAGTGTAAACAAACATTCAGAAGGCATAAAAAGTGGACTGTACCATATCATCGGATGTAGGTGATCAGTTTTCCCATGGAAAAGTAAAAATAAAGGTATTCTCTGAGCATTTTGAAGACCAATCTCAAAGTGTATCAAGCCACTACTCTCCAGGGACCAGTGTGTTGAGGGAGTGGAAGTAGATCTTTCCATTAGAAAGTTACCAATCAAAAAGCATAATTCAGGATTATCAAGTTAACACTCAGTACCTCTTTATCAAGCACAATAGATTCATATAATTAGTTAAcctaaatccatggatgagcAGGAACCACTTTTGGATCTGAAAGGATGTGATTGGTTGCAAATAGAAAATAAggttatatatataaattgatgGTGTAGAGCATTACAACCAAAGGTTGTCTGAGTGAAGTCGAGAATGTGATTTTGAATAGATTAGATGTGCATGCATTTGTCAAAATTGCCACTTTACAGTGATTTTTTCACTTGCCAACTGTAACTGTGAGTTTTTAGAATAGAAAATTTGAGTAACTTGTTCccttttttcaattttatttatttgttattttttctACACAGGAAGCAAAGGAACTGTAACAATTAAATTTTAgaacagaaaaaataaataataactttGACAGATGTACAAGATCAAAGCTGCCCATTGTGCTAATAACCCTCTCATTGCTACCATGAGAACCAACTATGAGCTATCCCAGGAAACCAAAAAGAGCGACAACCCAAAAAATAACTAAATATAGTCCACATAAAACCAGGAGAATCAGCCCCCACTAAAGATGTCCCACGGCTCCCCTCTTGATCCATTCCTTCAAGATTTCCTCAAATGAGCAGCCATGAAAATCAGATCCAGCTAGAGTCCAGCCTGGTCACATAAAGTAGATACCCTTCTTGGTTGGGCCATACGACTTTAACTTATTTTGAAAGTTTCTTCTCTGTCTCTTCCACCACAAAATCCGATGATGCCAAGGGGATCATCTTCCAGAAAATGCTTTTTCTCACCCTGAACAGGCCCACATTCTGGCCACTAATGGCATCTGAGAGAACCATTTAGAGCTCATGCAATACCAAACAAGCTGAAAAGCAACTTCACATGTCCCTCACAACATCGCAATGGACAAACAGAGTCAATCTTTTCTTCGTGATTTCGGCACATAAACCACATGGTTGGCAAGGTCCACTATACCCGGTAGCCGTTACATTACAGGGCCGTGACAGGAAATGGttggttatgtttttttttttttttttttaaaggcccatAACAGTCCATTATAAGGCCGAAACAAGTCTTCTTTTTCCAAAAGAAATATGGTTGTAATGGCCGGTACAGCTGTTATCATAACAGTGATGGTGGTGGatgttatggccactgttaccattatggatACTTTGGTAATGCTCATTTTGAAGGGAAAAAATGGCCTACCTTAATGTGCCGGTACATTTTCGTCCTTTAAAATGATTTCTGACCATTCTTATCATAACAATCATAAGGCTGCCCGCTATGGCTActgttactgttattgaataccttgcctCAAGGCCttatcaaaatcagtcaaccCTCTGAAAACCAGTCTTCCTTGAACCGTTTGTCAAATGTTCTCTCCACTAACTCAGTTTTCTCCTATAGAAAATCATAGAGAACTGCTCTCCAGACGAGAAATGATTTTGGAGGCATGGCTGAAATCAAATGGACAGGCAGATGCTGTTTGAAAAACATGTTTGATCAGAATGATTTTCGTTCTCATTGTTTTATCCAACACACCTTGGCATCTTTTGAATATTACACCATTCCATTCCATCATATCCAGCTTGAAGATCATATTCAAACCCCTGACCTTCCTACTCTGATGTTGAATAAGATTGTGTGTCCCACATGCACTCTCTGCCCCAGCTTAATGAATGGCCCATCTCAATTTTCCATACCGATGTTCCCGTGTCACTATTACACGATGTTTTCTCATCCATCATTTGAGTATCAACATGTAGAGCAACTGCTAATCTTGCTTGTTAATCCTTACACACATTACTCTGGCACCAGCTCATGTGAGATCTGAGCAACTCATCAGGAAGGGCCCACAATAGGTGTCATTCTAACAAAAAATAAGGCCAGTTCAGCAATCCAAGCTGCTGAATTTGAGCATTGAGTTTGTACTATTGGTCTACTATCTTCCAACTGCCCTCTTTTTTCCTTGAATTCAGTTCTTAGGATTGCTCGATTGTCCTCCTAGGGGACCTTGTTTAAACTGATTTTTTCACTTTTCAATCCACAAAGCTGATAATAGGATCATTGGATTGGAAACCAATACAACTGGTTGTAGTATAACCCCTTGATTTTCAAATATCCGAGAACTTGTTAGTCTGCTATAACTTTCAAAGGCATGAGTAGGAATGTGGGTTGAAACTGAAACTGGCAGACAATCTTAGCAATGTAGATTTCTTTTCTATCGCTGTAACTTTATTCTTCCACTATAAGCAAACGGTGGGCCCAAATCATCACCACTGTATGGCAGTGATCGTCACAGCGATTGGTGGAAAAACCTTGAAAAAACATACTTCTCTGTGTGACACGGATATGTTGGTTCAGACTGCCAGTTATCCATTGATTccagtggtgtagcccacctgattatCGGccaattatgtggtccacctgatgagcagaccagcctgacttttgtggggcccaccattttcatgGTACTGGTGTCCTGCATAAGTGGCATGTTGGTGGGAAAAGATGGTATGATTTCATATGTTAAGGCAATGGTGGGCCACAGGGAACATAATCCTAATTTATACTCGGGTGGGCTACATGACAGGGAACAACAGATAGTAATGGTGAGGGGAACACCCACCATACAAAATTCCAGATTGTGTGTGGGCCCGAAGCACTGTGTGTATGCGATCCAAACCAATCAGCAATGAACTCACGTACCAGAAATCAAGTCATTCCATAACTCAGGTTTTGTGGGGATTGAACtactacaattgaaaacttcctaagcccTACCGTGATGTTAATTTGCCatacaacatgttcataagaccaCATGGACCGACTTGGATTCCCTACTAAagcctttagggcgtgtttggacacgtggattggaagggattggaaggagcaatcGCGGGATTggtcgggcatgccaaacagacacgtTGAACTTCTGCGTGATatagcaatccactgacatcaccatcattgccttgaaatccacccaatccctcctaatcccgtctATTTTACCTggacgtgtttggttggacggattggaagggattggctgggCATAATCCCGGAATTGGCCAagcgtgccaaacaaactcggtggtgaaatcccttgatatagcaatctcatggattgccagcaatccactgacgcagccatcattaccttgaaatggctgccatccaccctaatacaatccaATCCCATGGAATcagcccgtccaaacacgcccttagcaggaacttcctgcgacaggaagctaagtgggccccactgtgatgtttatgggaaatctaCAACGTTTATCAGTTTTGCAAGATAAGTTTCTatagttgaaacctccctaggtccaccgtgatgtttatataccatccatactGTGCATAAGTTCTTTTCTattaagatgaactgaaaacataaaaattagaaTGATTCGAAACTTCTATAGCTCCACACACGTTTCAATGATGAACGTTCAATCCTCTAttgttgtgtggctcactttgagttttggatttgcatcagTTTACATACGAAaggagtggatttcccataaccatcatggtgagcccacctAACTTTCTCTCGCAGAAAGTTCTGCAAAAGGCTTAGGTATGAAGGGAAGACAGAGAAAGGAAgacatgaatatcagcttgatccaatcttatgtggccccaagaagttttcaatgataagctttcaattcacattgtttcttgtttcttgtgggcaaaacatatatatcagggtgggccatgGAGCCCTGACTAGACTTGCCATCTCAAACTAAGTCTTCGTGGTACAGTAACTAATCGCCGCCTCCATGGTAAAGGTTATTACCGACACCTGCTTCTCATACATTAGAAGGCTTGTATGACAGAGGATTTGCAGCGCCACTAAGACGAACGTATGGCATCTTTTCTATACATCTATTTTACTGAAATAACTATATATAATTATTGTTATTAACGGTCAAATGACCAAATCAAAAGAAAAGACAAAATACATAAGAAAAAACAGAACTACGAGGAATCCATTAAAGAGCCATATACCTCTCTCTATCAGCTGATCTTCGTATCTTCGTGTAAGCAACACGTGTTAGAAAGCACATGCCAAAACTCAACTTTATCCAGGTACGTACGGAAGAGAGAGACGTCTCTCACCGTGTATGGGTGACTCTCACCGTCACAACATCCAGTGATGGGAAACGGTGATGGGAGACTCTTACCTTCACTAACTCAAAAAATGGCAGGGAGGGATCTGTATCTCACGTAGGCCATTTAAttctttataaaaaaattaaaaattaaaaataaaaaactggtaTTGTTTGTACACTGTGTATCCTCACCCTTTGCGTGTGTCCCTCTCCTTTTCTAATCTCCTCCCACTTTCCTTTTGTCCACATGCTTAGTAGCACGTGTGAAACCCATTCATTAAATTACGTAAtaattctttctctctctctttttttttttccctaaaatgcACTGTGTTTTCATCAAGTTGCCTGAAAACCACCAGTAATTAGAAAAGCCTGAAAGCACGATTCCAAGCCTTTAGTTGAAATTTCTTGATAATTAGGGTTTAAACCTAAGGTAAGAATAAGATATGTAATTAAAACACAAGAAATAAATCCATATTCCATGCTCCAATCTATAAACAGATGCAAAACCGCATTTGTTACTAATCCCAAATTAACAGATTTTAAACATAGTAATTAATAGTAATAGTCAGCCCCTAAATATTTTTCACATGTTTACAAAGAGAAGTAGACGTGATATGCAAAAGTATATCAATAGCTGAGAGAATCCGACTCCGACTCCGCTGACGCCATTTTCTCAGAGATCCGCGCGAGTGAACGCAGGTTGCATCGCACGATCGTGTCCGTGAAGAGGACTGTGTCTTCCTTGGTGCTTCCTGGTGGGATGTCCACGACGTATGACTCGGTGACAACCGTACATCCGTTGGATTCGTGGACGGTCATCGTGGACTGGTAGTTCGTGAGCCGGTGGTCCCCACCGATGATCGTGAAGCGGATGACGTGGTAGTCGTCGTCGAGGTAGTCGAAGCGCTCAGTGCTGGTTGCAGCTGGTAGGCCGGAGACCACGTGCACCTCACGCACGCTGCCGACGCCACCGGTGCCGGCACGGAGGGTGCAGCTGCTGATGAAGCGCTTGTAGGCTTGGGGTTTGTCGAATTGGCGGACTAGGGACCACACGAACGGGAGCGGTGCGTTTATGGTCTGGACGTGGCTCGAGCCACATTGGTGTGGTGAGATGGCTCGGGTGTGGTAGCTACGTAGCATGTCCTGTGAGGTTTGTTGGTAGAACaccatcgtt containing:
- the LOC131240990 gene encoding abscisic acid receptor PYL12-like, giving the protein MVFYQQTSQDMLRSYHTRAISPHQCGSSHVQTINAPLPFVWSLVRQFDKPQAYKRFISSCTLRAGTGGVGSVREVHVVSGLPAATSTERFDYLDDDYHVIRFTIIGGDHRLTNYQSTMTVHESNGCTVVTESYVVDIPPGSTKEDTVLFTDTIVRCNLRSLARISEKMASAESESDSLSY
- the LOC131240989 gene encoding peptide-N4-(N-acetyl-beta-glucosaminyl)asparagine amidase A encodes the protein MASSPLSQLSFLVFPLLLLSQNLIPSYANLQKTKSLLLESQDIPKQQSSESPTIFFQVTKPISVPPNSKPCTSLILQHSFASTYTKPPVTASYIPPSNCPFQSFSKITLVWSAYCKGRQFDRIFGVWLGGVELLRSCTAEPRATGIIWTVEKDITRYSSLLKHPQKLAVYLGNLVDSTYTGVYHVNVTFRFYPEEESKPNWANSGLGFGSPADLVLPISRNLPLNDGLWFLIENSTDVQVKEFKVPRNTYRAVLEVFVSFHSSDEFWYSNPPNEYIEANNLTGVGGNGAFREVVVSLDGKVVGAVWPFTVIYTGGVNPLLWRPITGIGSFDLPTYDIEITPFLGKILDGKRHKFGFSVTDCLSVWYVDANLHLWMDGNSVKTNGELIKYKAEPFKPSLVSHFKGLNGSFVTTASRSISSTGWVKSSRGKITTHSFQGFDYKNFMVFGDDGNMQVVDQTIDASHGVYAKHRHSDSYSIQVFQRFPLYLYTNTADQGNGSYSSFANISFGFFENQYLEMGPDFSFSFLSNKQDGQGVMIVKGNLVVSGLGSTQQVYEYHSSEGCYFRNVSSSNYTILHDESGELCSKGSHLGSRFGSKRRLPIPTRRVSLVSNLRDRKNRD